CCGCTGACCGGCAAGAGCGGAAGGAACGTTCGTTCCAGGCTCGCGCGTCCCGGTGGGCGCGCTGTACCGGCGCTTCAGGTCGGCCCCGGACGCGTGCCTTTACCTACCGCGTCTTGAATCAGGCCAGACCCGCGCCAAGCAGAACGGCGGTGGCGCAGCTCGCGGCGGCGAAGCTCCAACCGAGGCGCTTGAGGTGGCGCGGCGCGGGCAGCAGGGCCAGCGTGCCGAGCGCGACCACCGGAATGGGCAGCAGCGCCACCACGCGCCATGCCGACACGCCCGCGTTCAGCGCCCAGCCGAGACTGCCCGCGAGCCCTGCACTCGCTACGACGAGGCCCACGACGCGCAACAGCGCGCGGTCCGCGCCTGGCTTGTGGGCTCGGATGACGACGTGCACCGTCATCGTGGCCAGCGCGAACCCGAGCGCGAAGGTGCCCCAGAGCGTCAGTGCCGCACCCGGTGCCTGTCCTCCCGCGAGGGCCACCGGCACGGCCCATGCTCCAAGCGCCAGGGACGCGAGCAGCTCTCCGGAGAGGGTGCGCTCCTGCCGGCCCCAGGTCATCAACAGCACCTCCGCGCCCAGGATGCCTGGGAGCGCGAGGTAGGGCCGGGCACCCGGCGCGAGGCTCGGGACGGCGAGCACCAGGGCACAGGCCGCCACGCCCAGCAGCATCCACGTCCAGCGGAGGGCGACGACGCGGTCCCGCTGGGCGCGGGTGCTCCGGTGTCCGAGCAGGTGGAGCAGGGGCTCATGGACCCAGAAGCAGGCAACCGCCGCCACGGTGAGCCAGAGGGCCGGGGCGCTCGGGACGGTGACGGCGAGCGCGGTGGCCAGCGGCAACAGGAGCTGGAAGTACGCGCCGTGCTCCCTGGGCAGGAGTGCCTGGCGGGCGAGGGGGAGCTGCTGGCGGGAGGAGAGGGTCAGCATGGAGGAGGCGTGCGGAGGGAGGGCCACCGGCGCCTCCTGAGCAAGCGGCGTTCCGCGCCTGGGCTTGGGGGCGGAGTGGGAGGACGGCGCAAGGGGTGCGGAAGGCCCCGGGGCCCGCGCAAGCCTTGCGCCTCCCGCCCTTCCGGAGCGCCCGGGAAGGGGAGGCACGGTTCCTGAAGTGCGTCGCTGCCACCTGGATCCAGGGCTCCAGGCGTGGCCGTGGCGGGAGCGTCGCCGGTGGCCGTCGTGCGGAGGCGAACATGGACATGCTGGCCCGTGAGGCCCAAGAAGCGCTGCGCAAGCGCAGCCAGCGACTGCGGGCTCGGGCCCTGGCGTTCGCGGACGAGCTTGCGGCCGAGGCGGGCGCGCTCACCGAGTCGGAGCGGCAGGAACTGAGCGCCATCGATGCGGCACTCGCACGCATCGACGGCGGGGAGTTCGGCAACTGCGCCCGATGTGGTGGGGCCATCGGCCGCCACCGGCTCCGTGCCATCCCCGAGGCGCGTCATTGCCTGACGTGCTCGGCGGCGGAGCGGTGAGCGTGCCGCTGTGGGCGGCCTCGGCGGCGAGACGGTGAAGCGAGGAGCACCTCACGGCCGGCTGAAGGCGTGACCTCACAGGTCTGGGAATGTCACCGGGCTGAGCGTGAGGGTCCGGTCTCCCCCTGCCTCCTGCAGCTCCACGATGTGTGGGCCGTGGGCCTCGGTTCTTTCGGCCTCCGCTTCCACGATGATGCGGACCTCGGGGACCTCCTCCGTCGCAAGCCCGGACTGCCACGTTTGTACGATGCGCAGTCGGCGACCCTCGGGTCCAATGAGGGCCGCGCCTCCTATCGACCAGGGCCGCTCACTTCGAGAGAACGTCATGGTCAACTGCACCGCGACCCTCATTGCCGCACGGAAGCACGTGGTCTCCGCCTGTTGGAGCTCAGCGCTCGTGGCACGAGACAACGGGTGATTGAGTCGACTGACCGCGATGCCATGGCTCTTCATCCATGGAGTCTCGATGGTGCCGGTCAGGCCGACGGGACCGCGCTCCGCTCGCAATCGCGCGTTCTCCTCCCGCAGCCGCTGGAGTTCCTCCGCCATACGGGTGGCCACCAACAAGGCAGGCTCGGAAGAGCGCGGAGCGCGCACGAACTCCACCTGTGCATCAGCCTGACCAGGAACCACCACGAGGAGGAAGTGAGCTTCGGCGAGGGCCGCGCCATCCACGAAACGCACGGTGAGCCGCAGGCGCTCTCCTTCGCGGAGTGTCTCCGAGGGCAGCAGGGCGAGGGTGTCTTCACCCACGGCCACGCGGTGGAAGCGCTCCCGCTTGTCCAGTTCCACCCCGTCGCGTGCCAGAGGCACATCGAACAGCAGGAGGCTGGCGGTACCCGGCCGGATGGAAATCTCCGGAGGGGCACGGAGGGGCTCGGGTGCCAGCTCGATGCGGCGCATCCGCGGTGGCCCGTCAGCGTTGTTGATGGGGGCCTGCGCGGCGGCAGCGGTGCCCACCAGCATGACGAGCAGGAGGTGCGGGACAGAAGGCCGGGCGGACACGAAGGCTCCCCCGCGACTCACTCGAAACGTTCGAAGCGGGTCACCGCCCAGACGTCCACCCGGGAGTAGATGACGGCATTCTGGGCATCACCCCCAGGCTCGCGTGCGGTGCCGCGCAGCCGGGTTTCATCGTCATAGATCTCGAAGCAGACCGGGTATTGCACCCCCTTCATGCGGAGCACCGTGAAGCGGCCGTAGACGCGCTTGCTCCCGATGTAGAGCTGTCCGTCCATCTCCGACCCGTACCTGATGCCTCCTTGGCTCTTCACTGGAGCGGCAATGGCTCGACCCTCGCGAACGGTGAGGTTGATGCCTTTTTCGCCCCGGCTGAGCTCGGTGAGGAGGCTCTCCTCGATGCTGATATCCAGCTTCTTCATCGTCGCCACGGCCCCGGGTGGGCACTCCTCCGCGGGCGGAAGAGGCGGCTCCATCAGCGGCGGCGTGGTGGCGCAGGAGGCCAGTCCCGTACAGACGGCAGCCGCTGCGGCGCGAGTCATGCTTCCGGCGGAGCGGACGCGGGACGTCTGGGGCTGCTTCGCCGAGGGCGGGAGCCCGGAGGCAAGGTCGGTCTTCTTCACGGAAGAGGCTTCCTGGGGAGTCGCCACCGACACGGTGACGGCCACGGGGGTGGGCCTCGCCTCTGGCGGGACCGCGGCCGGGGCAGTGTGGGGGGCCTCCACGATGCTGGCCACTTTCTGACCGACTGAGGTGGTTGCCTCATGCCTCACCTGAGCGGTA
The sequence above is drawn from the Pyxidicoccus trucidator genome and encodes:
- a CDS encoding YwiC-like family protein: MALPPHASSMLTLSSRQQLPLARQALLPREHGAYFQLLLPLATALAVTVPSAPALWLTVAAVACFWVHEPLLHLLGHRSTRAQRDRVVALRWTWMLLGVAACALVLAVPSLAPGARPYLALPGILGAEVLLMTWGRQERTLSGELLASLALGAWAVPVALAGGQAPGAALTLWGTFALGFALATMTVHVVIRAHKPGADRALLRVVGLVVASAGLAGSLGWALNAGVSAWRVVALLPIPVVALGTLALLPAPRHLKRLGWSFAAASCATAVLLGAGLA
- a CDS encoding TraR/DksA family transcriptional regulator, producing MDMLAREAQEALRKRSQRLRARALAFADELAAEAGALTESERQELSAIDAALARIDGGEFGNCARCGGAIGRHRLRAIPEARHCLTCSAAER
- a CDS encoding DUF2381 family protein codes for the protein MSARPSVPHLLLVMLVGTAAAAQAPINNADGPPRMRRIELAPEPLRAPPEISIRPGTASLLLFDVPLARDGVELDKRERFHRVAVGEDTLALLPSETLREGERLRLTVRFVDGAALAEAHFLLVVVPGQADAQVEFVRAPRSSEPALLVATRMAEELQRLREENARLRAERGPVGLTGTIETPWMKSHGIAVSRLNHPLSRATSAELQQAETTCFRAAMRVAVQLTMTFSRSERPWSIGGAALIGPEGRRLRIVQTWQSGLATEEVPEVRIIVEAEAERTEAHGPHIVELQEAGGDRTLTLSPVTFPDL